The Esox lucius isolate fEsoLuc1 chromosome 20, fEsoLuc1.pri, whole genome shotgun sequence region GACCTTCAGACCCAACCTCAGTGAACCCAGTGAGCTGCTGGAGGCCGACCAGATAGAGAAGGTAATAACACATGCTGACAGGCCCATCGACTTGAACCATGCCCACTGGTATATTGATGCACTGACACTGCTTGTCAATATGCAGCTTTCTAAATAACCCTCCTCATTGACCTTCAGTCCCAGGGCAGTGACAGTTGGCCTGAAGTGTTCTGTATTGCCAGCCTTGGGCTGATGGTCTGGATAGTGACAGACGGTTCACTACAGGGCGGATGGTCTGGATAGTGACAGACTGTTCACTACAGGGCGGATGGTCTGGATAGTGACAGACGGTTCACTACAGGGCGGATGGTCTGGATAGTGACAGAAGGTTCACTACAGGGCGGATGGTCTGGATAGTGACAGAAGGTTCACTACAGGGCGGATGGTCTGGATAGTGACAGAAGGTTCACTACAGGGCGGATGGTCTGGATAGTGACAGAAGGTTCACTACAGGGCGGATGGTCTGGATAGTGACAGAAGGTTCACTACAGGGCGGATGGTCTGGATAGTGACAGACGGTTCACTACAGGGCGGATGGTCTGGATAGTGACAGAAGGTTCACTACAGGGCGGATGGTCTGGATAGTGACAGAAGGTTCACTACAGGGCGGATGGTCTGGATAGTGACAGACGGTTCACTACAGGGCGGATGGTCTGGATAGTGACAGACGGTTCACTACAGGGTGGATGGTCTGGATAGTGACAGAAGGTTCACTACAGGGCGGATGGTCTGGATAGTGACAGAAGGTTCACTACAGGGCGTATGGTCTGGATAGTGACAGAAGGTTCACTACAGGGCGGATGGTCTGTAATGGTGAAAATTAGGTCTGTTTAgagttattgttttaaaatggatGATGATGCAGTGGGTTCATAATGATCAGGTGATCCCACATGTTAGGTCACCTGAAAatctgaaatgcaaataaaccatttccaattatattttattcttATACTAGAGTGCAGGAATGTGGAAAACTAAACAGCAGCCCTCTCACTGTAGGTATTTCTGTGGTGTTTACATAAAGCCTGTTCTCCTcagcctgttgtgttctggCTGTGTAGAGCCCATTTACTGTCTAACAACCTACTGTGTTAAAAGGTCACTGCATCTGTAATGGACCGTTGATGTCTGTGGCCTTTCCCTCTTTCATTTCTAgttcttttccttttctttccccTCGGCTCCTTGTCTTTTGGTCTCCAGCTGGCCAAGCATCTCCCGCCCCGTACCATAGGTTACCCGTGGACCCTGGCTTATGGCACAACCAAGCATGGCATGAGCATTAAGAGCCTCTACCGGGCCATGCAGGGGCAGGACACCCCAGTACTGCTGGTAATCAGGGACAGCGATGGAGGGGTGAGTGAGACTGACTTCCACATCTGTCCATGTAATGTCTGGTGCACTGATGCAGTTTCATTGAAATCCACCATTAACAAAGAACTGACACATTTAGTATGATCAAATCTTATTGCGATATGGTGTCTAGCATTTTTAATCCTCTAGCTTGTTCTGATGTTAGTTCTGCCCAAATGATATGATGGGCTCGTGGTGGGAAGAATTGAAGTTTCAACTGATGCCACGCTGTTggaaatttacattttcagtggtgGAGAGTGGGGTTATGTGGGTTATGGTTAGAGTAAATTCAAGGTTTAAGTTGGGGTTGATTCCCCTGGTCAAATCTTATTTGGCAGCAAAGTTTCATATAAAAGTTTCTTTCTATATTTGTTAATAACAAGTTATAATATCAGACAACTCATGGAAAATGAGTTGTCAAATTATATGATGATAAATGCAAATTCTTtgtaattgtacattatacCATTTCTGGATATGAATGAAGTAAATAATTAGACTTCATCAGCAAAACtgtaacagacaaaaaaaatctataaaataatAGGACATATGCGTtaagcaataaaatgtaatattacaaaaataaccGAAGTATATTGAGCACCTATTTAGATGAACGCACAATCGGTCTGAAATAATCGGCCAAAGTTAAAGCAATTAGccgagattttttttttttgccaaaaatCGTCTGATACCGATTGCTGGCCGATATATTGGTACATCCCTATTTGGAAGTGATTTAGCGCAAATTTTCCTTCCAATACATTTCCTGAGGAATATCAAAGAAGCCACTAGgctattttgttgtgtaaatttGCAGACATCGATAGCTCGAGACGCCACCGTTCTGAGGTGGCTTGCGccatcattttttatttagaaaaggTTTGCAAGTATAAAGACAATTGTGTAGGGACTGTATAAAGTTTCTGTGCCATGCACACACATCTGAGTTTTCCCGCAATTCAACACAGTCTTGAACATGCTGGTGCAAATTCCCAAACGCAATGATGATGCAAACTAAGTCTGtctagcattttattctctTGTAATGTAAGTGTTATTCTCTTGTAACGTCTAACAGTAATATGATTGGGAAATGGCTGTGCTTTCAGGCAATTTATAGACCTCACTAACTAATATAAACGTGTCAGTCCAAGTTCAGCTAATATGGGCCGATGTCATGTGACACTATCAGACAGCATTTACAGGTAGCTGAACGAtttacattgttgttgtttagaAATCAGAATCAAAGGAATCCTGAAAGGGTTTTCtacaaatgaatacaaaatactgtTGCTTTTCCAGAACTTTATAGTCCTGCTGTTCGAACAACCCACATCTGGGCGCATGGGTAACTCTCCCAAAATAGCTTATGTACAACAATGTTAGCCTGaggcaaaaaaaacactaatctAGCTATGACAACCCTAGATAAACCAGCCTGCCCACTTTTTATCAAGTGCATGCCTGCTCATTTGATctgtgaatttttattttatttaactaatATATAGGCCAACGGTTTAAATTAATGACTAGCTAATTTAAACAAATAAGTGAGTCAAATTTACTGGTGGCTAATCAAATGGCAACTGCAATACAAGCTAGCTAGAATGCAACCAAAATAGTGTTAAACAATCCCCTTTGTCGTTTTTTTAATGCATGCATAGATGACAATATATAGCCTTGGCGCCATATACTGTATAGCTAGTTGGACTGTTTTGAGATTACCACTCACTGCCCTACTATGTTTATTCAAAATAGCATTGAGTGAGAGAAactgaaaggaaagaagaaaaaaaactgccaGAGAAGAATATATATTAGCCTATTtggtgatttttattttattaggccagtgtttttcaaccttgctcctggaggcaccccgccctgcatgttttagatctctccctgccctaacatacttTAGGCTATGCATTAGGCTATACCAACCCTGGTCTGACTTCAGATGTTTAATTCTGGTAAGGTTACTCTTCTGTTAGTCAGGGATGTCAAAgtcactgtgtctctgtgacCATAGTCTTCTATTTAAGTTTTTTTGAATTTTCTATAGCTTTTTATTTATTAGCTTTCTTTctcctttgttttatttgtccTTTTCTTGAATCTACTTGTGCAGTAAACTTGCTTAATCATGTCTAATCTTGTGGATCTGTGTGTATCTAAAAACTTTTATTAATAGTTAAAAAGacccaaaagaagaaaaagacaaattCGACTGTACATTTTTTAACAAATATAAGCGAACTGGACAAAGTCAAGAATGTGCATGGTTATGGGTTCATGATCGTTTCTACactagggatgtgcattggactTCACTTTATTGTCCAAGtagtgtttgtttattattatttattaaaaaaaagttgaactATGGATCCAACATAGGCGCTACTACATAACATGCAAAGGGGGGGGTGTCATTCTAATCCAGAGGTGTCAAaacggttccatggagggcagtGTGGCACCTTGTAGTTGATTGATCAATTAGGTCACTAAGTGGTTAGGTtcaaccctcacctggtttaggtctgaactgggaaccaatttaaaggaaaaaaactaaaaccggcagacactcggccctctgtggaaccggtttgacacctctaatctaatctaacatCGGCTCAATGGCCGTTTGTGTGAGGAAAGAGTGAGCGTATGTATGGAGGAAGTGGTGTGGTACGCTCTCAGAACTCTGCTACAGAACTATAAGCCAGAAGGTATCAGCCCATAACAATGAGTTTATTGGATggagaagctagttagctaagatAGATATTTCCGATATTCTATTCCATCTTCCCTAGAATTAGTTcactttcatccacttgctaacagtagACTATGCATATGGCCTTCTGACTGGGCCAACACCACTATGGCTCTGATTGACACATCTGAAGGAATgcaagtgtgatggcaattccatcgatcgacactcttaaaggagtaagaaacagatgatattctcttggcacaatttaagttttattaattatttgcaaataagagggacgcgtcaaacgcttacaaacataatcgtccgaggagtctctaacttaattggtaagagaaatttccacaacacaagCCGTAAAAACGACTTAGAAATGTTgcttctttagtttttttatgtGACGCTGAAAAAATACTACATTGGAATTTTAATAATTCTGTACATGATTTTGTAAATActatttcaaaatacattaatatttttttgaggGGCAAAaattaatacacacacaagtactcCAATACTAACTTAATTGTGGTAATTCGATTAACCGTGCCTATCCCTATTCtacacaatttttattttaaaatatgtagtTATTTTGGCACACAAATCAATCGGGGATCTGATGTTGGCTTTTTATTCCTTTTTATTTCTGCAAAGTTAACAGCAGTATCAATTACACCTAATTTATTCAAAAGATCGGCATGTTGATTTTCTGTTTAACCTGGTGTGTTTCCATATCCCCATATCTTGTGTGCGCATCCCTCACTGAAATTGTGTTAATATTGGAAGCAGCCTGAAGGCTACTGCACAAAtgtttcttagtttttttacatcacaaaatgcTCTTAAAGCTATTGTAGAGATgtgaaatgtcaatattttgaaaatgtctgtcAATAGTCAATGAGATCTGGTCTGAGAAAAAGCCTGTGGGAGTATGGCATTATATCTCCCAGAATGTGTAGACTCTTGTGCCGGAGCAATGACCACTATTAGTAGCATTTGCAATTGTCAGAATGTCAAATAATTAGTTAATTTAACCAgcaatgttgttctgtttgtgtcatATTAGCTAGGTAGTTCAGCTTTATACGGCAAGCATAGATGTCTGAGTGAAAACCTCTTCATTTAAGCCACATTCAATTTATCTGATCACATCCTTGTTTTCATGGGAAAGGGTGGTGTTAAGAATGCTCACAACTGATTCAATAGTTGTGTAGTTTGACCTAGTGTCACCTGATTGGTTGTGTACCTTCAGGTGTTCGGTGCCTTGGCGTCAGAACCATTCAAAATCAGTGAAGGCTTCTACGGGACGGGGGAGACCTTTCTCTTTACCTTCTGTCCAGAGTTTGAGGTAGGCTGACCTGACCCCTCtacttttattatttatagtAGAAGGTAAGAACACattattttttagttttttttatccataATAACATACTCTCTTGTGATGACAGGTGTACAAATGGACAGGTGACAACATGTTCTTCATGAAAGGAGATATGGACTCCTTAGCTTTTGGTGGTGGAAGGTATTTACTGTTTGTCTATTAATGTCTTGCAAAATGATTTGGACCCCTGATCAACCTCtcattactgaattacaaatggtacattgactTTTAAAATCTGAAACAAACAATCAGCTATTGTAAGGTAACATTGGTTCAATGTTAAGAAGTTATTGAATGGAGAAAAAAGATTTAGTTGTGAAAGTATTCAATCCCTTTGCTGTAGAAGCTTCCAGATTAGAGAGATTGCTCTTATGGGAACACAATTACCTTAACCACAGGCCTGTACATTTGAAGCATTAAATAGCTGTCACATATTCTAGTTAAAAACCCCAATGTTGAAGCATCAACCGTCAGGCTGTTAGTCTGAAGGGAAATGAAGACCAATGAGCATTCTACAGAAGAGATACATAGATAGGAAAATGGTGCAAAATGAAAGCCACGTctttggatatcccagtgagcagtgaacaggaagtggaagctgcatcacaccCAGACCCTTCCACGGAAAGGGTGTCCCACAAAGCCCAGTGCTCCAACAAGTGCCCTCGACCTGCAAAAAGCCAACAGTCAGCGTCACAATTTGGGTCCGACTTTGTGGGTCTTAGTAGTACATAGAGGGAGAGTCTGAAGGTCAAATGTTGGTGTTTCTTAATTTGTTTGTTAAAACAAGGTgggattataatttttattgaaaGGCATAGTTAAAGTCTGCTATTTGAGTGATTTTATTTATGGCAGCCCTGCTTAATATAAACTAATTCAAGAACACGAAAGGACAATGTGTCAAATTGAAACTTATTTTGCCTACATTTGCCTGTTATGTCTGGCTAAAATAAAACCCTGCATTTGGCAgtaagaacctcataccaacagTCAAGCATGCCTGTGGTGGATGCATTATGTTTTGCTGTTATCTAGTGATTAGGTTGACCATCTGATGACTGTGTCACAGACATGCAATAATGCAGAAAATCCTACTTTCTCCCAGGTAAGACGTTGCATCTCTGCTGCCTGGATTAAGTGTAGACCTGCCGTAACGATCGTGCCCTTTTCTGTTTCAGTGGGGAGTTTGGCCTGTGGTTGGATGGGGACCTGTATCATGGTAGGAGTCACTCCTGTAAAACCTTTGGCAACCCCATGCTCTCAAAGAAAGAGGATTTCTATATACAGGACATAGAGATCTGGGCTTTTGAATAACAACACTTAACACCTGgggaaaaaacaagaaaaagaagagacGGACTAATCATCCCTCCAACAGCAACGTTGCCTCCAACCTAACTGCACATCACCACTGTGCTCCAACCCCTCTGGGTCTTCCAGGACGGAGCCAGCTGAAGGAGGCTTGTTGTGCGTTCATACGTTACTACTGCAGTTATAACAGAGCTTTTCTTTGTGAAATTACCTTGTGTGTATCTTGTTACAACTGTGTGCAGCGTCTTTGAGGAAATGTAGGGGGTGTACTGTCCTGTACAATACTGTGAGGCATCACATGATGTGCCGGTGTGTTGGAGAGACCCTAGGGTGACCTGGTTGCAGAACCAAGGAGGACCAATCAGATCACTCTCTCTGGCCTCCAGAGGTGATGTCGGCTCAGATGTTGGGTTGGTAGAGGGAGTTAAACTGCCGTAGTCCATATTATCTACTTTTGAGGCACTCAAGAAATCCCACCCTTCAGAACTTTGTTGAATCAGTCAGTAGGATGTTACTGTGTGGTGTTACAGGCCTTCATGGAGAGAtccagtaaaaacaaaaaaaaatattaaaaagtaaACATTCCTTTGCTCTTCAAGAAGGTTGAGCTTAAGATGGTTCTGGTTGGTGTTGAAAATAGGATGCAAGTTTGATGAGGACACAATGAGGGGGAAAGTATTTAACATCTTGGATTTACTTCTGAGGCAAAAACTACGTATATAGTATTGTGTATTGTAGTCCTGTTGTTCACCACCATAGCGCACACACCATCTGAAAGCACATAGCTAGAGTCAGAATACTACCCACCATTGTACTAATAATGTTCTGTTCAGTGGGTGTACTACATGTGAGTTCAGCTACCGCCGGCACCCCTCAGGAGTCGTGTACTGTTCGTAGACAGTAATGTGTTGCAATAGATTTGTGGAATATGCAAATTACTGTCATGTGACCTCAAATAATCCAGGTTGGCACTTTGCCTTGTCTGTCCGTGGCTCTTTCTCAGAGAGGACTTCTTGTAAAGCTTTTACGTCTTGATACACAATTGCTTTTCTTGGTATAATTTGAAAAGCCTGAGACGTGGTTAACTGTTTTACATGCATATATGAcaattgtatatttatatatgattatatataaatatattaaaattatatatatgttGCTGTTAAGTGTGACAGTGATCTTTTTGTGCTGAAATTTCAgctattacaaatataatgtatattaccCTGTAAATTAATGTTAAAATAGTAGATTTGTtcctatatataaatatatacatataaagtGTGGATTGGTGGGTTGCTTAAAGACTTAAATCTGGTCTAAAAGCATTAGAAAGCAGGTTCTTAGACTTTTAGCAGTAGCTGTACAATACTTTTTGTTTAGAATCATAAAGATGTTAACTGTTAGTAATTAAGCTTGCTGCTATAATGTTAATGATAAAGCTAAACTAATGTAATTAAAGTAGAGCGTTGTTGACGAGCAAGGAGGTTGAATGTTAAAGACAAACCTAACAAACATAGGGTGTGTAACTTCCCTCACAGTTTCTGTGGAGTGGTGAGTGTTTGTTAGTAGGCTCATAGACTGACTGTTAACAgactgaggacagagagaaaagatgTACATAAACTTCTCAGCAGCTTTCCTCCCCCTTTCTGGTCTTCCACACCAGTACTTGTCCTTGTGGAGTCACAAAGAATAACATGGCTACGTTCTCTAACTATTTCACCAGAATACAATGTATAAGTGATGTataaatgagaaataaaataaaaataaacggATAATGTTGTAACCTGGGACATTACTCTCTGGGTTTGTATTGCTTTCAatcccagaattttcccagCTAAAATCTTCTTGAGCTTGTAATGACCACCACCGTGTGGACATTTGTGTTAGTGTTCAAATGACTATTGTCCTCAAGGGAAAAATATTGGATACTGGAAAAATACTGGTTGCAGGTactctttttaataaataaaatcatcACATAGTTCAAAAGAGAAGTTTAAACAGTATCCAAATGAGTATTAAAGCTCATAATTGTTCATTTATTAAACAAGAAATTTGAATATGATTACAAGTAAATATTCTCAACAACAGTCTGCCATGTTCCTGAACTGTGAAGAGCCAAATGGAAAGGTGGGCCTCTGGTCAGAGACCGTTAGATCTAGGCTCTATTTCACTGGTCAGAGACCGCTCCCGTCTCATTGGGCTATACGTTTCTTGGTGTTCCCTTTTTCTTTGTCCAGGCACTCAGGAGGGAGGACGTGTGTGTCACTCTAACTTGAGGTCTCTAGGCACTGCAGTCCTCAAAAGGGCAAAGGGGCATTTTATCACACTTTCATTCCAGCAAATGATCAGTTATATTAATCACTTTTAAAGAAGTAAAACTGCAGGTTTCTTAAGAAACAAAAtcccttttcaaaatgtaaagaaaaacatttaaggcAGGAAAAAGTAAAGGACAGACAAATATCTGAATTGATCCTATCTAACAGTTCAATACATTACAAGTAAAAAGACTGATAATGCATACAAACATACTTTGAGGAGAATATTAAGGACAGAATTAGGGCACAGTTAGGAATAAGGAGAGACGTGGCCATTTTTCACTAGGTCTAGAAACTTATAGCTGAAGTGTTTCCTGGTGAAGGAAGAAATTGCCATTGAGAGAAGAGTGATCATATTATTTCACAAGCATGTTTTCCTTTTATGGCACAGACATTATTTGTCATGTTGAACATAGAATTTACTCCACAGCAAATTAGCAGCAACATGGTTTGAAAGAGCATTGTGGCCCTTCTCGGCTTGTTCATTTAGTCAAATTTAAAATGAGGAGTTGCTAAAACTACAGTATTTTAATGGCAACCCTGTTTCATGCACTATGTTACAATGGAATATTACATGTTTGTTATGTAAATGCTGAATATGTTGAGGCGTTATAGCTATCCAAGGCTTTATTCAATTATATCTGTCAATATAATTCTCATCCTCTGAAGATGAAGTCTTATTATTGAGCAGAACTTTAGATAAAGGCATGACCAATGTCAAAGGCATTAGCACTGAATAATGGACGCTTAACAAACCTGAAGAGAGATCTGTGTCATAGTGATTATAGGATGGTGTGTTATTAAAGAGGCTACAGACGTTTTGCCTCTGGGGTCTCCTGTGCCTAATATTAACATTGTCCTCCATCAACAACCCCCTGAGGAGTTGGGTGTTTTCATCTAAACCATACAGTGTGCCTAAGTGCTGTTTGTATGACATGTCACTATGGCAGGGTTTCAGATATGACATGGCTCAGTACACCAGGGTCCCAAATACTAAAAACTAAAACTGAGGAAAACTGAATAAAATGGGAGCAGGCAACCTGACTttccaattataatttttttgtgttccATTTTGAAAGGTTTGTGTATTCATAAATACGACCCTGTTGTCAAAGACTGGTGACATGCCACTGGGTGTATTCATGAATACGACCCTGTTTAAGACTGGTGACATGCCACTGGGTGTATTCATGAATACGACCCTGTTTAAGACTGGTGATATGCCACTGGGTGTATTCATGAATACGACCCTGTTTAAGACTGGTGACATGCCACTGGGTGTATTCATGAATACGACCCTGTTTAAGACTGGTGACATGCCACTGGGTGTATTCATGAATACGACCCTGTTTAAGACTGGTGACATGCCACTGGGTGTATTCATGAATACGACCCTGTTTAAGACTGGTGACATGCCACTGGGTGTATTCATGAATACGACCCTGTTTAAGACTGGTGACATGCCACTGGGTGTATTCATGAATACGACACTGTTGTCAAAGACTGGTGACATGCCACCAGGTGTATTCATGAATACGACCCTGTTTAAGACTGGTGACATACCACCGGGTACAGGAGATTCTCAGTACACCAGGTACTGGAACTCAGAGTAGATTAGGGGGAACATGACAGTGCAGGCGCGGTAAAGGACGGCCCCACTGGTGAATAAGGCTCTGGGCTTGGTGAACCACGACTCAGACTTGAAGCTGAAGTAGATGGCATATAAGGCCACGGCAAAGAAGTGTCCAATCAGAGTCATCGGATGGGGTGTCAACCTGGGGAGGAGACGGATTCAAAGCCAATTAGAACAGTTGGAAATTAAAAGTGACATGCTGCTCTGAGTTGAGAACATTGCATACATACCAAATGATTCAGGATAAAAACACATGCCTGGAGGCTTCTCTCCACTGTGGTTATTTTGTGTCAATAGAAGTGTATTTACACTGGTATACATTGAAATGTTTATGTAAGTTCATTAATAACTGAGGAATATTGCATCGGTACACCGTAAAGAATCAACAAGGATTTGTATCCAGGAAATCAGTGAGACTCACACTGACAGAAGACCAATGGGTCCGTTGATGCACTCCCCACCCAGCTTGAAGTAATGGAAGCAAGCTTTTCTCAGCTGGTGGAGAGAATCTACAAGACACAGACAACCGACCGCTGGTTTGAATACGACCGACAGGAATGGCGGGAAGGCCATCATTCTAAATGTAGCACCACGCTTGGAAATTCCACAGCTGAATGGTGAACAGATATTTTTTTGAAGATATCAATGCTGAAAGTGTCTAATACAGCCCTCTTTAGTATTGTGAGGTGTGGAGTAGACTAAGGAGACACTGGACTGTTTAAAATCACATCAGGTGTGGATTGAGGAGAAGTACTGGACAGTCAGAAAACAAATTACTGAAATGGACACTGATAAGAGCGTAATTAACGTCGGCAGGTATAACGCATTATAATGCCATTGTATTGCACCATAAGACATCCTAAGCCTATATGGGGctattatacatacatatatatatatatacatcctttgcaagaggacagaggagactcACTGTCTGTTGCCGAAAACAGCTCGTACAGGGCTTGAGCCAACACATTCACCACAAAGGAATGTGATGACTTGCGTTCCCAGTGGAATTTTTTCTTTGCCTATATGAAAAAAGAGGAGCAAACAAAATCACAGTTACATCCTGAAATTGTTTTATGGTCCTCTGACAACTACAACGCTGAATTGAATAAGAATATAGAAACACTACGCCATGTTCCACTGTATGTGACAGCAGGTTATTCCAAATTGGCCCTGCATTCCACAACACTACAATGTACATTCCAAACAAAGGCCATTCAGACACGGATAATATATGTGACGGCATTTAGTGGAAGAGCTGCCGACTCCAGATCAACCAGTTGATGAGGACCAGAGCCCTGTCTCAAGCTCTCTATCTATTAAGTTGCTCATTTTGGGATTAATTGCCATGCGAACAATTGAACTATAATTTACCCAAAATTAGCAATGACACTTTTAGCCTCTTCAGGCTTCCAAGCACACAATGACTGTGATGAGgcgatacattttttttttttaaagccaaaTATGTCCATTTATAATATAAGTCATTACAATCAATCCATTGTTTATTTTAGACAGGTCTGTAAGAACCTCTGGGTAAGTTATGAAATAACCTGattgtaatgtaaatgtcattgggaaagagggggagattaaagatgtgtgtgtacctggagCATGGCTGTGTTATTGTACAGGTCAGGGATGTTCTTC contains the following coding sequences:
- the oxr1a gene encoding oxidation resistance protein 1a isoform X6 — its product is MFSRRVKEETPLTPKYTYVVSLTEYHRRIDALNSEDLKSLCKRLQITTKEEVHSKHTTSIKTDLEPETFRPNLSEPSELLEADQIEKLAKHLPPRTIGYPWTLAYGTTKHGMSIKSLYRAMQGQDTPVLLVIRDSDGGVFGALASEPFKISEGFYGTGETFLFTFCPEFEVYKWTGDNMFFMKGDMDSLAFGGGSGEFGLWLDGDLYHGRSHSCKTFGNPMLSKKEDFYIQDIEIWAFE